ATTATCCCAATTTACAAGGCCGGTAGTTATGCGTTCCTTTTTTTCATACGTGATCGCCATGTGTATAATAATAGCCGCATGCGCGTTGATCCCCGTCGAACGGTTTTTTCATTATATCATGGACACGGGCAGCATCGAACAAACCGTACGTCAGTCCGGTTTGTACGGTAAACTGATACAACAGGCTACACGTAATGTGACGCAGCATCGGCAGTTTAAAAAACTCGAATCTACGGCGCTGGCGTTAAGCACGGAGGAAATACAGCGGTTGATGACTAAAACCTTTGCCGAGGATTGGTTTTACACGTCCCTCCGCACGGCGCATCTTGATCTGATCAACCCGCTTAATGCAGAACCTTCCCAAAATGATCATGTCGGTTATGTCATCATCACCGATAAAAAAGATTTGTTGCTCGAAAATCTGGTACAGATCATCGAAAACAAGATGGATGCTTTGCCGGAATGTTCACCCCGGCAAACCCTTGCTATGGCCGGACAGTATATGCGGAATAACGGCAAAATTACGCTGGATAAAATAAAACTGGACTGTAAACCGCCGCAGTCACTTGCCTCGGAGGTGCGCGCTATCATACGCCAGGAAGTTTCACAAGGACTCACGGCGTTACCGGATACCATCTACTATTTACAGTGGATGGATGAAAAAAATTCGAAAATGCAGCATAAGGACTTTATTGAAGCGGGCACTACGATGCGCAATGTCCGTTTAGGTAGCATCATCCTGCTTTTTGCAGGAATGCTCATACTCGTGGTGATCAATTTTAACAACAAAAAACAACTCCTCGTGCGCACGGCTTTACCTCTGATACTCACAGGGCTTTTATTGGGTGGCGGTGTATGGTTTGGAATCCGATATTTTGAGGACCCGACCCATGCGGATATATTTAAGATAGAGGGGCCTGCGACGATTAATAAACAACCTATGAACACCGACACGGCCAATATCATATTGGGTGTGGTAAAAACATTTTTTCTGGACTACATGCGCAGTATTTTTTACACCTGCTTGGTCATTGGCAGTATCGGCCTGATGATGCTGGTGAGCAGCCGCTATGTGCACGACGAACATACGGAGACCGGCGCCTCATGAAAGGTTTCCTCCATGCCGCACTGACAGCGCTCGAACGTTACAACCGCATCGCTATCGCTACTGTAGTACGTGCCAGCGGCTCTACACCGCGCGCCGCCGGTGCCAAAATGCTCATTTTTCCGGATGGCACGGCACAGTTTACTATAGGCGGCGGACTTTTCGAATCTCTGGTAATCAAAGACGCTTTAGAAGTTTTACAATCCGGCAAACCCATAACCCGCACATATGCGTTCACACTCGACGGTCAGCATGCCATCGGTGCCGTGTGCGGCGGAAGTGTGGAGGTTTTAATCGAAGCGATGCACAATACCCCTCAACTCTGGATTATCGGCGGCGGTCATATCGGGCAAGCTCTGATGCGAGCGGCTGCACCGCTGCATTTCACGATCAATCTTTTTGAAGATCGTGCCGAATACGCACGTACGCCGCATGACTTGCCGCACGTGCGTGCACATCATGTCGCGGCCGACTACCATGATATGCCCGAGCCGGGCGATGACACGTTTGTGTGCATCGTCACCAAAGGTTATATCACGGACGAAGCCGCACTCCGTCGCGTAATTCGCAGCCGCGCTCACTACATCGGTTTTCTCGGCAGCCGACGCAAAATCCACACCGTTTTTGAAAATATGAAGCGCGACGGATTTGAAGACAAATTATTCGAACGTATATACGCCCCGATTGGCGAGTCAATTCATGCCGACGCTCCGGAAGAGATCGCGATCAGTATTCTTGCGCAGATCATTCGTGTAAAAAATCAGGTATTCACCGTTGAATCATGACTGGGATAACATAAAAAACTGGTCGCTCGCCCGCGGCAACTTTCATACGACCGGTTACACCATCATCACACTGGACGCGATCGGTTCGACCAACGAATACCTCAAACAACTCTGGCGTGATGAAAAAGCGCAACACGGATGCCTCGTCATAGCCGATACCCAGACGGCCGGCAAAGGACGCCTGGGACGCACTTGGGAATCACCGCCCGGTTCAGGTTTATGGATGTCCCTGCTTATCAAACCTTCGCTGTCGCCGGATAAACATTTTGCCTATTCTTTTGCAGCGGCTGTCGCTGTCGCTGAAGCCATCGAACAGACTACACGTCTTCGCCCCGAGCTCAAATGGCCCAATGATGTTTTGCTTTGCCAAAAAAAATGCTGCGGCATTTTACTGGAATCGGTTACAACCGGTTCTGAACCATGGATTATCGTCGGCATCGGCATCAATGTGACGCAAGAGAGTTTTCCCGACGCCTTATCGGATACGGCGATCTCGCTTCAGCAGGCTCACGCCGCACCCGTACATCGCCTTCAATTATTACAAAATTTGATTCCCGCACTGCAATCTAATTTCAGTTCAGACAGCCGTGAAATTTTGATCAAATGGCAATCCTACTGCCGTATGTTTGGCGCCATGGTCAGCGTGTTTCAGCAAGATAGTGTGATGGAAGCTAAAGCCGTCGGCTTAGCTCCGGACGGAGGATTGGTCGTAGAAAATGAGGGAAAACGAATAAAAGTATATGCGGCCGATGTCAAAATACGTTTAAAAAACTAACGCCCTACGCGATACCGTTGCACGGCGGATTCTCCCAACAAAAGCCCCAGCACCGCCGACGACATTAATACCAGTACGTTCATAAAAAACAGTTCGGCCAGTTCGTGAGCATGGTGTGCAAACGACGAAACGGCTATGGTATTGAGTATGAGAAATAATGAAGGAATAGACCACTTACGAATGAGATAACACATACGAATGTGTGTATTGTCGCGCCAGATCGAGGGATTGGCCCACCCGTTGCGGGCCGCTAAAACCCGCTCGGATACGATCAGTAAGATAAAAAATTCGATACAGGATAGGATAAAATATTCGCTCATAATGCCTTTATCCGCTGTGATAACTTCAAGAACATTATACATGCGATGTACCTTTCCGGTTAAGTTTTTTTTAACTTTTTAGGCAATCCGATTTAATAGTTTTTTCAATTCAGGTCCGATGCGGTGGCGCACCGATTCATCGTCCAAAGTTACCATGCGCCGGTCTTTCATCAGCACCTTTCCATCCACCACGACCGTACGGACATCCGTACTTTTGGCTGAGTAGACAATTTGCGAATACAGGTTTTCCTCCGGGCGGGAGTGAATTTCATCCAACTGCATGATGATCAGATCGGCGCGTTTGCCGGTTTCAAGGCTTCCGATTTCATCCGACAAACCCAATGTTTTTGCACCGCCCAAAGTGGCCATAGTATACACTTCTTCCGCCGTGATCGAGCGCGGGCCGAGACGCGGTTTCTGCAAAAGTGCAGCCAGTCGCATTTCCTGAAACATATCCAAATTATTATTGCACGGAGCGCCATCCGCACCTAAGGATACCGTCACACCAAGACCCAGCAATTCGGGAACATGGGCTATGCCCGAGCCGAGTTTGAGATTAGACGAAGGGCAATGCATCACTTTGGTGCCGGTATCACGCAGGATATGGCGTTCTGTTTCATTGAGGTGAATGCAATGCGCAAGGCACAGCCGCTCGCCGGTGAGGCGTATATCATGAAAATATTCGACATTGGGCGTGCCGCATTTTTTGATCACTTCGGCCAGTTCGCCGCGGTTTTCAGACGCGTGCGTATGCACCAGCAGGCCGTATTCTTCGGATAAGTCACGCACTTCGCAAAGTAATTCTTCACTGCACGAGAGCACAAAGCGCGGCGCGAAGGCAAACCGTAGGCGCCCGTCCGAGCGCCGATGCCAGTATCGCATGAGATGCAGGCTCTCTTCGACAGACCATGCCCGCGTTTCGATCAACCCTTTGGGCGCACCGGGACAGTCGTCCATCATCGCTTTGCCGCACAACGCACGAATTCCGGAACGGTCCATCGCTTCAAAAATATGATCCGTATGATGCACCGTGCCCATATCCATGATCGTCGTCGTGCCTCCGCGAATCAATTCCGTTAACCCCATTTCTGCCGACAGCCGGATGGAAGCCGGGTTATGCGCCGCTTCGAAAGGCCAGATTTTAAGCTTGAGCCAATCAAGCAGTTCGAGATCATCGGCTAAATTACGGAACAGGGTCTGACAAAGGTGAATATGTGTCTGTACGAAGCCGGGCGCAACGATACAGCCTTGGGCATCAATGACCCGCACGCGGGATCCGGACGGTACGCGAATTTTTCCGATCTTGCGAATGATGGCGCCGTCAATGAGAACATCGGCTTTGACGATGTCCCGGGCGGAATTCATCGTAATCACAGTGCCGTTTTTGATAAGTGTTAATGCCATAATTTTTATTTATGTGCTTGTCGGATTAGCTCTTTTGAATACTCAGAAACGGAGTCTGAGATGACAAGCCGGTTTGTTTTTATGATCGTGTAAGTGCATGGAGCAAAATGCCGCATGATACTGCCGCATTCAACGATTCACCGCGGCCATATTTTTCGATGGCCATCAGCTGAATGGGCGCGGATCGAACTTCATCGGACAATCCGTGCGCCTCGCTTCCGATGATCAACGCCCAGGGCG
The genomic region above belongs to bacterium and contains:
- a CDS encoding XdhC family protein translates to MKGFLHAALTALERYNRIAIATVVRASGSTPRAAGAKMLIFPDGTAQFTIGGGLFESLVIKDALEVLQSGKPITRTYAFTLDGQHAIGAVCGGSVEVLIEAMHNTPQLWIIGGGHIGQALMRAAAPLHFTINLFEDRAEYARTPHDLPHVRAHHVAADYHDMPEPGDDTFVCIVTKGYITDEAALRRVIRSRAHYIGFLGSRRKIHTVFENMKRDGFEDKLFERIYAPIGESIHADAPEEIAISILAQIIRVKNQVFTVES
- a CDS encoding biotin--[acetyl-CoA-carboxylase] ligase, which translates into the protein MNHDWDNIKNWSLARGNFHTTGYTIITLDAIGSTNEYLKQLWRDEKAQHGCLVIADTQTAGKGRLGRTWESPPGSGLWMSLLIKPSLSPDKHFAYSFAAAVAVAEAIEQTTRLRPELKWPNDVLLCQKKCCGILLESVTTGSEPWIIVGIGINVTQESFPDALSDTAISLQQAHAAPVHRLQLLQNLIPALQSNFSSDSREILIKWQSYCRMFGAMVSVFQQDSVMEAKAVGLAPDGGLVVENEGKRIKVYAADVKIRLKN
- a CDS encoding 5'-deoxyadenosine deaminase, which translates into the protein MALTLIKNGTVITMNSARDIVKADVLIDGAIIRKIGKIRVPSGSRVRVIDAQGCIVAPGFVQTHIHLCQTLFRNLADDLELLDWLKLKIWPFEAAHNPASIRLSAEMGLTELIRGGTTTIMDMGTVHHTDHIFEAMDRSGIRALCGKAMMDDCPGAPKGLIETRAWSVEESLHLMRYWHRRSDGRLRFAFAPRFVLSCSEELLCEVRDLSEEYGLLVHTHASENRGELAEVIKKCGTPNVEYFHDIRLTGERLCLAHCIHLNETERHILRDTGTKVMHCPSSNLKLGSGIAHVPELLGLGVTVSLGADGAPCNNNLDMFQEMRLAALLQKPRLGPRSITAEEVYTMATLGGAKTLGLSDEIGSLETGKRADLIIMQLDEIHSRPEENLYSQIVYSAKSTDVRTVVVDGKVLMKDRRMVTLDDESVRHRIGPELKKLLNRIA